In Halopseudomonas xinjiangensis, a single genomic region encodes these proteins:
- a CDS encoding SulA-like leucine-rich domain-containing protein — MQYARNSQALDQLSLFQNAWMASRARMAPLGKPAATERRRGAAVERNVTSQPAETGFSEIALNGSPRQCLQWLAPVLRELSHSSSTGWLTLLDPPAELSLQWLRSAGLDSGRILVIRSRPGMDTLELCCEVLREGKSHTVVSWLTSDARETALLSRAASMGNCSSLNVQLQATRAA; from the coding sequence ATGCAGTATGCTCGGAACTCGCAAGCACTGGATCAACTGAGTCTCTTCCAAAACGCCTGGATGGCTTCACGTGCCCGGATGGCGCCACTGGGCAAGCCCGCAGCAACCGAGCGGCGCCGTGGCGCAGCAGTCGAGCGAAACGTGACCTCGCAGCCCGCCGAGACAGGTTTCAGCGAAATCGCACTCAACGGCTCGCCACGCCAATGCCTGCAATGGTTGGCGCCAGTGTTGCGGGAGCTAAGCCATTCCAGTTCGACCGGCTGGCTGACGCTATTGGATCCTCCCGCGGAGCTCAGCCTGCAATGGCTGCGTTCAGCTGGCCTGGATTCCGGCCGCATTCTGGTGATTCGGAGCCGTCCTGGAATGGATACGCTCGAATTATGTTGTGAAGTGCTGCGCGAAGGGAAAAGCCACACGGTGGTGAGCTGGCTGACCAGTGATGCCCGCGAAACCGCGTTGCTTTCGAGAGCGGCATCCATGGGCAACTGCAGTAGTCTGAATGTTCAGCTGCAAGCCACTCGCGCAGCGTGA
- a CDS encoding L,D-transpeptidase, translating to MRLDWLHISIPHQRVTGFSAGEPVCSYDVSTALHGAGETEGSGCTPRGHHRVRARIGEGLPVRSVFVGRRPTGEVWSLELAQRYPRRDWILTRILWLCGEERGFNRGGQRDSQRRYIYLHGTGDDQPTGQPLSHGCIRLGNDDMLALFDMTPAGCAVFIDETEADPVSRLLSQSSETLS from the coding sequence ATGCGACTCGATTGGCTCCACATCTCGATTCCGCACCAGCGGGTGACTGGCTTCTCTGCCGGCGAGCCGGTGTGCTCCTATGACGTATCCACGGCCCTCCACGGGGCAGGGGAGACGGAGGGCAGCGGTTGTACGCCAAGAGGGCACCACCGGGTCCGCGCGCGGATCGGCGAGGGGTTGCCGGTTCGCTCGGTATTCGTCGGCCGACGCCCCACCGGTGAGGTCTGGAGCCTGGAGCTGGCGCAGCGCTACCCGCGGCGAGACTGGATACTGACTCGTATCCTGTGGCTCTGCGGAGAAGAGCGGGGTTTTAACCGGGGCGGCCAGCGCGACTCGCAGCGCCGCTACATATATCTGCACGGAACCGGCGATGACCAGCCCACGGGACAACCGCTGTCCCATGGCTGTATCCGCTTGGGCAACGACGACATGCTCGCACTGTTCGACATGACTCCGGCCGGTTGTGCTGTTTTCATCGACGAGACCGAGGCTGACCCGGTCAGCCGGCTTCTTTCCCAATCTTCGGAGACACTATCTTGA
- a CDS encoding mechanosensitive ion channel family protein, with the protein MNELITALPTDLLPSVGGAWIYQVFAVIFVSLALAYVGKLILDRVERRALKSNSIWDDTLVLAARRPLWVLIWTMGLLWAGQITAAQMEEELAGVLDAVQQILLIVLLAWFLLRLMMQVEVRLVDPNYRTKPIDQTTVSAIGKLLRISVIITAALVVLQALGYSISGVLAFGGIGGIAVGFAAKDLLANFFGGLMIYLDRPFAVGDWVRSPDKEIEGTVEHIGWRLTRIRTFDKRPLYVPNSIFNNIVVQNPSRMTHRRIYEHIGIRYDDIQRMQPVLEAVREMVASHPEIAQDQTQMVFFDRCAPSSVDFFVYCFTVTTVWAEYHRIKEDVLLKVLAIVQEHGAEIAFPTSTLHIPEAVRIDEARSREPKAGRGELA; encoded by the coding sequence ATGAACGAGTTGATTACCGCTTTGCCAACGGACCTACTACCCTCCGTCGGCGGAGCCTGGATTTATCAGGTTTTCGCCGTGATCTTCGTTTCGCTGGCGCTAGCGTATGTGGGCAAGCTGATCCTTGACCGCGTCGAGCGGCGCGCGCTGAAAAGCAACTCCATTTGGGACGACACGCTGGTGCTCGCCGCGCGTCGGCCACTGTGGGTACTGATCTGGACCATGGGGCTGCTCTGGGCAGGGCAGATCACCGCAGCGCAAATGGAGGAAGAATTGGCCGGCGTGCTCGATGCGGTGCAGCAGATTCTGCTGATCGTTCTGCTGGCCTGGTTCCTGCTGCGTCTGATGATGCAGGTCGAGGTTCGGCTGGTCGACCCGAACTATCGCACCAAACCCATCGACCAGACCACCGTCAGCGCCATCGGCAAGTTGCTGCGTATATCAGTGATCATCACTGCGGCACTGGTCGTGCTGCAGGCTCTCGGCTACAGCATCTCTGGTGTGCTCGCATTCGGCGGGATTGGCGGGATTGCGGTGGGTTTCGCTGCCAAGGATCTCCTGGCGAATTTCTTTGGCGGGTTGATGATCTATCTCGACAGACCCTTCGCAGTTGGCGACTGGGTGCGCTCGCCCGACAAGGAAATCGAAGGCACGGTGGAGCATATTGGCTGGCGACTGACGCGCATCCGCACGTTCGACAAGCGTCCGCTGTATGTACCCAATTCGATCTTCAACAACATCGTCGTGCAAAATCCATCGCGCATGACCCACCGGCGAATCTACGAGCATATCGGCATCCGCTACGACGATATCCAGCGCATGCAGCCGGTGCTCGAGGCGGTGAGGGAGATGGTCGCCAGCCATCCGGAGATCGCCCAGGACCAGACGCAGATGGTTTTCTTCGACCGATGTGCGCCATCGTCAGTCGACTTCTTCGTCTACTGCTTCACGGTCACCACCGTATGGGCGGAATATCATCGCATCAAGGAAGACGTGTTGTTGAAGGTCCTCGCCATTGTGCAGGAGCACGGGGCAGAGATTGCTTTCCCGACATCGACGCTGCACATTCCCGAGGCGGTACGGATCGATGAGGCGCGTAGCCGAGAACCGAAAGCCGGACGAGGGGAACTGGCATGA
- a CDS encoding S-methyl-5'-thioinosine phosphorylase: protein MSGSIGIIGGTGLSRLQGLELTEERYINNPYGKPSSTVRKGRLAGREVLFLARHGDPHCIPPHRVNYRANLWALKEAGAEALVAVNAVGGIDPAMGTGHFCVPDQLIDYTWGRDATYFETDLDFVTHIDFAQPYDERLRQTLIDVMKRHGIAHSAHGTYGVTQGPRLETAAEIRRMEADGCDIVGMTGMPEAALARELGLPYACLALVVNPAAGKAEGPITMADIEAVLSSGMDQVQAVLSAFINDV from the coding sequence ATGAGTGGCAGCATCGGCATAATCGGAGGCACAGGGCTCAGCCGGCTGCAGGGACTGGAGCTAACCGAGGAGCGTTACATAAACAATCCCTACGGGAAGCCGTCGTCCACCGTGCGCAAGGGACGGCTTGCCGGGCGCGAGGTACTGTTTCTCGCGCGCCATGGTGATCCGCATTGCATACCTCCGCACAGGGTCAATTACCGGGCAAATCTCTGGGCGCTAAAGGAGGCAGGCGCGGAGGCATTGGTTGCGGTCAATGCCGTGGGCGGAATAGACCCAGCAATGGGAACAGGCCATTTTTGCGTTCCGGATCAGCTCATCGATTACACATGGGGCCGTGACGCCACCTACTTTGAAACCGACCTCGATTTTGTCACGCATATCGATTTCGCCCAGCCATACGATGAAAGATTGCGGCAGACGCTGATCGACGTGATGAAGCGCCACGGCATAGCTCATAGCGCCCACGGCACGTACGGGGTCACGCAAGGGCCACGCCTGGAAACCGCGGCGGAAATCAGGCGCATGGAGGCCGACGGCTGCGATATCGTGGGTATGACGGGTATGCCCGAGGCAGCCCTGGCGCGTGAACTGGGGTTGCCTTATGCCTGTCTCGCTCTGGTGGTCAACCCTGCGGCGGGGAAGGCCGAAGGGCCCATCACCATGGCCGATATCGAGGCGGTGCTGAGCAGTGGCATGGATCAGGTCCAGGCAGTACTCAGCGCCTTCATCAACGATGTCTAG
- a CDS encoding DUF6586 family protein, with protein MANEVYTRTNQALFFARKAIASWHEVSQSGALDTVTLSAYHREHALFHLYRGVLGLIHEVADRYRWPLMDARSVEAVLLGDVAARCPGPELAELSELAGSADTWLGRLLGAWQKLQAPPVPQEAKSASDDLIIASSAVAGSPEWSREDAQEAVAALAERVNRYREGMVEW; from the coding sequence ATGGCAAACGAAGTCTATACCCGTACCAACCAGGCTCTGTTCTTTGCCAGGAAGGCGATCGCCTCCTGGCATGAAGTCAGTCAGTCCGGAGCGCTCGATACCGTCACCCTGAGCGCATACCATCGCGAGCACGCCTTGTTTCATTTGTACCGGGGGGTGCTTGGCCTGATCCACGAAGTGGCGGATCGTTACCGCTGGCCGCTGATGGACGCACGCAGCGTTGAAGCGGTGTTGCTAGGGGATGTGGCGGCGCGATGCCCCGGTCCCGAGCTGGCTGAATTGAGCGAGCTGGCGGGTTCGGCCGATACCTGGCTAGGGCGTCTTCTCGGTGCCTGGCAAAAGCTCCAGGCACCACCGGTGCCTCAGGAAGCCAAGTCTGCTTCGGACGACCTGATCATCGCCAGTAGTGCGGTGGCTGGGTCGCCGGAATGGTCACGGGAGGATGCGCAAGAAGCTGTCGCTGCCTTGGCCGAGCGCGTTAATCGTTACCGGGAGGGGATGGTGGAGTGGTAG
- a CDS encoding CsiV family protein encodes MKSARSLLSNGAALLCLTLIAASVRAQNPETVIVEVAFFSQPSSRLLPAEPADLDWADQALVLRETANSQVREIDTTRQELNDEMARMSRQGYRLQLHKAWTQPVGLGMPIAVTDTDSPASNMGTDPQRVQGLVGIDQGSGLEANVSFWLNHVAADGSPITERIEQTRKLRLDETHYLDHPSLGVLIRLRAN; translated from the coding sequence ATGAAATCGGCTCGATCTTTACTTTCCAATGGTGCTGCACTGCTCTGCCTGACCCTGATCGCCGCCTCCGTGCGGGCGCAAAACCCTGAGACGGTGATCGTCGAGGTCGCCTTTTTCAGCCAGCCCTCCTCCCGCTTGTTGCCGGCGGAGCCGGCCGACCTGGACTGGGCAGACCAAGCGCTCGTGCTGCGCGAGACAGCCAATAGCCAGGTCCGCGAGATCGACACGACCCGTCAGGAACTGAACGATGAGATGGCCCGGATGAGCCGGCAGGGTTACCGATTGCAGCTTCACAAGGCCTGGACCCAGCCTGTGGGACTGGGGATGCCGATAGCAGTCACGGATACCGACTCTCCGGCATCGAACATGGGAACCGATCCACAGCGCGTTCAAGGGCTGGTCGGTATTGATCAGGGTTCCGGACTGGAGGCCAACGTTTCGTTCTGGCTGAATCACGTCGCTGCCGATGGCAGCCCTATCACCGAACGCATTGAGCAGACCCGCAAGCTGCGGCTGGACGAGACCCATTACCTGGACCACCCCAGCCTCGGAGTATTGATTCGCCTGCGGGCTAACTAG
- the mfd gene encoding transcription-repair coupling factor, producing MPANQTTLPVPKFNTSGKSAWGKLEGAARALAIADGAGQHAGLSLVVTPDSAAADQLEQELRFFAPALPVLNFPDWETLPYDRFSPHQDIISQRLKTLYQLPQVDQAILVVSMTTLLHRTPPRPFLGGAVLMLEVGQRLDIDRMRTNLDAAGYRCVDTVYEHGDYAVRGALLDLFPMGSRLPYRIDLFDDEIETLRTFDPETQRSVDKVDRIHLLPAREFPLDKSALTGFRARFRERFEIDHRKVPLYQDITQGLIPPGIEYYLPLFFDEQGSLFDYLPDNTMLFSLPGIEGSAEHFWQDVRNRYEEHRVDVTRPLLPPAELFLPVEECFARIKPYPRIVCHDGELEPGAGRFNFDCAPPPELPIDNKLEQPLEQLERFLDTFDGRVLFAAESAGRREAMLDLLGRIGLKPDTFENWHAFVVSQAANGIVIAPIDRGLVSNTPRLALIAESQLFGRRVMQRRRRGKATDLGDAVIRNLTELREGAPVVHIDHGVGRYRGLVNLTVEDQQAEFLKLEYAEEATLYVPVSNLHLIARYTGADDDSAPLHRLGSEQWQKAKRKAAEQVRDVAAELLDVYARRAARTGFSFAHPERDYQAFADTFPFEETADQQAAIEAVVKDMTGNQPMDRLVCGDVGFGKTEVAMRAAFLAVHSGKQVAVLVPTTLLAQQHFNSFRDRFADWPVKVEVMSRFKSAKEIKAAAAELAEGKVDIMIGTHKLLQDDIQFQDLGLVIIDEEHRFGVRQKERLKALRSEVDVLTLTATPIPRTLNMSMSGMRDLSIIATPPARRLSVKTFVMQQQAPVVKEALLRELLRGGQVYYLHNEVETIEKCAADLAELVPEARIGISHGQMPERALEQVMRDFYHRRFNVLVTTTIIETGIDVPSANTIIIERADKFGLAQLHQLRGRVGRSHHQAYAYMLTPQGKKITGDAEKRLEAIAMAQDLGAGFTLATHDLEIRGAGELLGEGQSGQIQAVGFTLYMDMLERAVKAIRKGKQPELDQPLGGGPDINLRLPALIPDDYLPDVHARLILYKRIANAADEEALKDLQVEMIDRFGLLPQPVKTLFRVTSLKLRCEPLGIAKIDVGPEHGRLEFAADTRVDPLTLVRLIQEQPQRYRLEGATLFRFNAPMGNADLRLNTVEALIDRLEKGAATHSQAQGKH from the coding sequence ATGCCTGCCAATCAGACGACCCTACCCGTGCCTAAGTTCAATACCAGCGGCAAATCCGCTTGGGGCAAGCTGGAGGGGGCTGCCCGGGCATTGGCTATCGCCGATGGGGCGGGACAGCATGCGGGGCTTAGCCTGGTCGTCACGCCCGATTCGGCCGCGGCCGATCAACTGGAGCAGGAGCTGCGGTTTTTCGCTCCTGCACTGCCCGTGCTCAACTTTCCCGACTGGGAAACGCTCCCCTATGACCGCTTCTCGCCACATCAGGACATCATCAGCCAGCGATTGAAAACGCTCTACCAGTTGCCTCAGGTCGATCAGGCGATCCTGGTTGTATCGATGACTACCCTGCTTCACCGCACACCGCCGCGGCCGTTCCTTGGTGGGGCAGTATTGATGCTGGAGGTGGGACAGCGGCTGGATATCGATCGCATGCGCACCAACCTCGACGCTGCCGGGTATCGCTGTGTCGACACCGTTTATGAGCACGGTGACTATGCGGTGCGTGGTGCCTTGCTTGATTTGTTTCCCATGGGTAGCCGCCTGCCCTACCGCATCGATCTGTTCGATGACGAGATCGAAACGCTACGCACCTTCGACCCCGAGACCCAGCGCTCGGTCGACAAGGTCGATCGGATCCATCTGCTCCCGGCTCGCGAGTTCCCGCTAGACAAATCAGCGCTGACTGGTTTCCGGGCACGCTTCCGCGAACGCTTCGAGATCGATCATAGAAAGGTGCCGCTGTATCAGGACATTACCCAGGGCCTGATCCCGCCCGGCATCGAGTACTACTTGCCGCTGTTCTTCGACGAGCAGGGCAGTCTTTTCGACTATCTGCCTGACAACACCATGCTGTTCAGTCTGCCCGGCATCGAGGGCAGCGCCGAACACTTCTGGCAGGATGTGCGCAACCGATACGAAGAACACCGGGTCGACGTCACCCGCCCACTGCTGCCGCCTGCTGAACTCTTCCTGCCGGTTGAGGAGTGCTTCGCACGGATCAAGCCGTACCCGCGGATCGTCTGCCATGACGGCGAGCTCGAACCCGGCGCCGGACGTTTCAACTTCGACTGCGCTCCTCCGCCTGAATTGCCCATCGATAACAAGCTGGAGCAGCCCCTCGAACAGCTTGAGCGGTTTCTCGATACCTTCGACGGTCGCGTATTGTTTGCCGCCGAATCTGCAGGCAGGCGGGAGGCCATGCTCGACCTGCTTGGCCGCATCGGACTGAAACCCGACACCTTCGAAAACTGGCATGCCTTCGTTGTGTCCCAGGCGGCTAACGGCATAGTCATCGCGCCGATCGATCGCGGACTGGTTTCGAATACGCCTCGCCTGGCGCTGATCGCCGAGAGCCAGCTATTCGGCCGACGCGTCATGCAGCGCCGTAGGCGCGGAAAGGCGACGGATCTCGGTGATGCGGTCATTCGCAATCTGACCGAGCTGCGCGAAGGCGCGCCTGTGGTGCATATCGATCACGGTGTGGGGCGTTATCGCGGGCTGGTCAACCTGACGGTCGAAGACCAACAGGCCGAATTTCTCAAGCTTGAGTATGCCGAAGAAGCCACGTTGTACGTTCCCGTGTCCAATCTGCATCTGATCGCCCGCTATACAGGCGCTGACGACGACAGCGCCCCGCTGCATCGCCTCGGCTCTGAGCAGTGGCAGAAAGCCAAACGCAAGGCCGCCGAGCAGGTACGCGATGTGGCTGCCGAACTGCTCGACGTCTATGCCCGCCGCGCAGCGCGGACCGGCTTCAGCTTCGCCCACCCGGAACGGGACTACCAGGCCTTCGCCGACACCTTCCCCTTCGAGGAAACCGCCGATCAGCAGGCGGCGATCGAAGCTGTGGTCAAGGACATGACTGGCAACCAGCCGATGGATCGCCTGGTCTGCGGCGACGTCGGCTTCGGCAAGACAGAGGTGGCGATGCGCGCGGCTTTTCTCGCCGTGCACAGCGGCAAACAGGTGGCCGTGCTGGTTCCCACCACTCTCCTCGCCCAGCAGCATTTCAACAGCTTCCGCGACCGCTTCGCCGACTGGCCGGTAAAGGTGGAAGTGATGTCTCGCTTCAAGTCTGCAAAAGAGATCAAGGCCGCCGCGGCGGAGCTGGCCGAGGGCAAGGTCGACATCATGATCGGCACCCACAAGCTGCTGCAGGATGATATCCAGTTCCAGGACCTGGGCCTGGTCATCATTGATGAAGAACATCGCTTCGGCGTGCGCCAGAAAGAGCGCCTCAAGGCGCTGCGCAGCGAGGTCGACGTGCTGACCCTTACCGCCACGCCGATCCCGCGCACGCTGAACATGTCCATGTCAGGGATGCGCGACCTGTCGATCATCGCGACCCCGCCGGCGCGGCGATTGTCGGTCAAAACCTTTGTCATGCAGCAGCAGGCGCCTGTGGTCAAGGAAGCACTGCTCCGTGAATTGCTACGCGGCGGACAGGTTTATTACCTGCACAACGAAGTGGAGACGATCGAGAAATGCGCGGCTGACCTGGCCGAGCTGGTGCCTGAGGCACGCATCGGCATCAGCCACGGCCAGATGCCCGAACGAGCGCTCGAACAGGTAATGCGCGACTTCTACCATCGGCGCTTCAACGTGCTGGTGACCACGACGATTATCGAGACCGGCATCGACGTACCCAGCGCCAACACCATCATCATCGAGCGCGCAGACAAGTTCGGTCTGGCACAGCTGCACCAGTTGCGCGGGCGCGTCGGCCGTAGCCATCACCAGGCCTATGCCTACATGCTCACGCCGCAGGGCAAGAAGATTACCGGGGATGCCGAAAAGCGTCTGGAAGCCATCGCCATGGCGCAGGATCTGGGCGCAGGCTTCACCCTGGCGACCCACGACCTGGAGATCCGCGGCGCCGGCGAGCTGCTCGGCGAAGGCCAGAGCGGGCAGATTCAGGCAGTCGGCTTCACGCTTTACATGGACATGCTCGAGCGAGCCGTGAAAGCCATCCGCAAGGGCAAACAGCCCGAGCTCGATCAGCCGCTGGGTGGCGGTCCGGACATCAACCTGCGCCTACCAGCGCTGATTCCGGATGATTATCTCCCTGACGTCCATGCCCGCCTGATCCTGTACAAGCGCATCGCCAACGCCGCGGACGAAGAAGCGCTGAAGGATTTGCAGGTCGAGATGATCGATCGTTTCGGCCTGTTGCCACAGCCGGTCAAGACACTGTTCCGGGTCACCTCGCTCAAGCTGCGCTGCGAGCCGCTCGGCATCGCCAAGATCGACGTCGGCCCCGAGCACGGTCGCCTGGAATTTGCCGCAGACACCCGGGTGGACCCGCTCACCCTGGTGCGCCTGATTCAGGAGCAGCCGCAACGCTATCGTCTCGAAGGCGCCACGCTGTTTCGCTTCAACGCGCCCATGGGCAACGCAGACCTGCGACTCAATACCGTAGAAGCCCTGATCGATCGGCTCGAAAAAGGCGCAGCAACCCATAGTCAAGCTCAAGGAAAACACTGA
- the lexA gene encoding transcriptional repressor LexA, whose translation MQKLTARQEQILAFIKEYMDNNGYPPTRVDIAKELGFKSPNAAEDHLRALARKGAIEMIPGASRGIRLPGAEAANDDQLPIIGQVAAGAPILALENIEDHCRLNPEFFRPKADYLLRVKGMSMKDIGILDGDLLAVHRTTEVRNGQIVVARIGDEVTVKRFHKQGRKVSLIAENPDFAPIEIDLSEQELIIEGLSVGVIRR comes from the coding sequence ATGCAGAAATTGACGGCGCGGCAAGAACAGATCCTGGCCTTCATAAAGGAGTACATGGACAACAACGGCTACCCGCCGACGCGGGTGGATATCGCCAAAGAGCTCGGTTTCAAGTCGCCCAACGCGGCCGAAGATCATCTTCGCGCATTGGCTCGCAAGGGAGCTATCGAAATGATCCCGGGCGCCTCGCGCGGCATTCGCCTGCCTGGAGCCGAGGCAGCCAACGATGATCAGCTGCCGATCATCGGTCAGGTCGCTGCCGGTGCGCCGATTCTGGCTCTGGAGAACATCGAGGATCACTGCCGGCTCAATCCGGAGTTCTTTCGCCCCAAGGCCGACTATTTGCTGCGGGTCAAGGGCATGAGCATGAAGGATATTGGCATTCTGGACGGGGACCTGCTGGCCGTACATCGCACTACCGAGGTACGTAACGGACAGATCGTTGTTGCCCGTATCGGCGATGAGGTGACGGTCAAGCGTTTCCACAAGCAGGGCCGCAAAGTGTCGCTGATTGCGGAGAATCCGGATTTCGCGCCGATTGAGATTGATCTGTCCGAACAGGAATTAATCATCGAAGGTTTGAGCGTCGGCGTTATCCGCCGCTAG
- the nagZ gene encoding beta-N-acetylhexosaminidase has product MLDVAGTWLTPEDRQLLRQPEVGGMILFARNTESPAQVRELVRAIRSERPDMLIAIDQEGGRVQRLRRDVVRLPALGRIRAEAGDAAEQVAEAAAWLMATEVIACGVDISFAPVLDLDYGRSEVIGNRSLSGDPDEVARLGKAYIAGLHRAGMAATGKHFPGHGWAEADSHVALPVDERSEAEIRRSDLKPFAALAKELDGIMPAHVIYPAIDSLPAGFSTRWLQQILRQELGFDGVIFSDDLTMAGAHAVGGMPERVDAALRSGCDMLLVCNDRGAAEQALGHSQRIGMQPGTRAARMLARHTPVSDYKSDPQWSHAVSLLKDKGLIETIS; this is encoded by the coding sequence ATGCTCGACGTGGCTGGTACCTGGCTGACGCCGGAAGACCGCCAACTGCTGCGCCAACCGGAAGTCGGCGGCATGATTCTGTTCGCTCGCAATACCGAATCGCCTGCTCAGGTTCGCGAACTGGTGCGCGCTATCCGCTCCGAGCGGCCTGACATGTTGATTGCCATCGACCAGGAAGGTGGCCGGGTCCAGAGGCTCCGCCGCGATGTGGTTCGCCTTCCGGCTCTGGGGCGTATCCGCGCGGAGGCAGGCGATGCGGCCGAGCAGGTCGCAGAAGCAGCAGCCTGGCTGATGGCGACGGAGGTGATCGCCTGCGGGGTCGACATCAGTTTTGCCCCGGTACTCGACCTTGATTACGGCCGCAGCGAGGTGATTGGAAACCGCTCGCTTAGCGGCGACCCGGATGAAGTCGCGCGTCTGGGCAAGGCATATATTGCCGGCCTGCACAGGGCCGGTATGGCCGCCACTGGCAAGCACTTTCCCGGTCACGGCTGGGCGGAAGCCGACTCGCACGTCGCTTTACCGGTCGATGAGCGTTCAGAAGCTGAGATCCGCCGCAGTGATCTGAAGCCGTTCGCTGCGCTGGCGAAAGAGCTGGACGGCATCATGCCCGCACATGTGATCTACCCGGCCATAGACAGCCTGCCCGCAGGGTTCTCGACCCGCTGGCTGCAACAGATTCTGCGACAGGAGTTGGGCTTCGACGGCGTCATCTTCAGTGATGATCTGACCATGGCCGGTGCCCACGCGGTAGGTGGAATGCCTGAGCGGGTCGATGCCGCATTGCGCTCCGGCTGCGACATGCTGCTGGTGTGTAACGATCGCGGTGCCGCCGAACAAGCGCTCGGCCACTCGCAGCGGATTGGCATGCAGCCGGGCACCCGTGCCGCTCGGATGCTGGCACGCCACACGCCAGTGAGTGATTACAAGAGCGATCCGCAGTGGTCACACGCGGTGTCGCTGCTCAAGGACAAGGGACTGATCGAAACCATCTCATGA
- a CDS encoding TetR/AcrR family transcriptional regulator, whose protein sequence is MAQSDTVERILDAAEQLFAEKGFAETSLRLITSKAGVNLAAVNYHFGSKKALIQAVFVRFLNPFVNSLEAELDRQEASGAADPSLEELLEMLVRQALQVKPRSGNDLSTFMRLLGLAFSQSQGHLRKYLGEVYGRVFQRYMNLLLKAAPALPPSELFWRVHFMLGSAAFTMSSMKALRAISEAEFGVHNGVDEVLRLMVPFLAAGMRAEGGMTQRLSSADSVAESA, encoded by the coding sequence ATGGCGCAGTCCGATACTGTCGAGCGCATCCTCGACGCCGCAGAACAACTGTTCGCGGAGAAGGGGTTTGCCGAGACGTCTCTACGGTTGATCACCAGCAAGGCGGGCGTGAATCTTGCGGCGGTGAATTATCACTTCGGGTCGAAGAAGGCCTTGATCCAGGCGGTCTTCGTCCGCTTTCTCAATCCGTTCGTCAATAGCCTCGAAGCAGAGCTAGATCGGCAGGAGGCAAGTGGTGCAGCCGATCCGAGCCTGGAGGAGCTGCTGGAGATGCTGGTGCGGCAGGCTTTGCAGGTCAAGCCGCGAAGCGGGAACGATCTCTCGACCTTCATGCGCTTATTGGGTCTGGCGTTCAGCCAGAGTCAGGGTCACCTGCGCAAGTATCTTGGTGAGGTCTACGGCCGGGTTTTTCAGCGCTACATGAATCTGCTTCTCAAGGCGGCTCCGGCGCTGCCGCCAAGCGAGCTATTCTGGCGTGTGCATTTCATGCTCGGCAGTGCGGCTTTCACCATGTCCAGCATGAAGGCATTGCGCGCTATCTCAGAGGCAGAATTCGGTGTGCACAACGGTGTCGACGAGGTATTGCGTCTGATGGTGCCGTTTCTTGCGGCGGGTATGCGCGCCGAAGGCGGCATGACACAGCGGCTCTCCTCAGCAGACAGCGTAGCGGAATCCGCCTGA